A genomic region of Antennarius striatus isolate MH-2024 chromosome 16, ASM4005453v1, whole genome shotgun sequence contains the following coding sequences:
- the pde4a gene encoding 3',5'-cyclic-AMP phosphodiesterase 4C isoform X1, translated as MMEPPPCSKKSLSLSLPVPREGQATLKPPQHLWRQPRTPIRIKHRGYSDTDRHHHRHMERSDAVDTSDRPGLKKSRMSWPSSFHGTTNTSIGNCVGNKRFDSENGPSPGRSPMDSQASPGLVLHPSFPQSQRRESFLYRSDSDYDTSPKTMSRNSSINSEGHAEDMIVTPFAQVLASLRTVRSNFTILANVTTPTNKRSPVTSQPTVPQATLSEETYQQMARETLEELDWCLDQLETIQTHRSVSEMASNKFKRMLNRELSHLSEMSRSGNQVSEYISTTFLDKQNEVEIPSPTLREREKPMCHISGVKKLTHSSSLSNSAMPRFGVKTEHEDALARELNDLNKWGLNIFHVAEFSNNRPLSCIMFAIFQERDLLKTFRIPMDTFVTYVMTLEDHYHANVAYHNSLHAADVTQSTHVLLSTPALDAVFTDLEILAALFAAAIHDVDHPGVSNQFLINTNSELALMYNDESVLENHHLAVGFKLLHEDNCDIFQNLSKRQRQSLRKLVIDMVLATDMSKHMSLLADLKTMVETKKVTSSGVLLLDHYTDRIQVLRNMVHCADLSNPTKPLAVYRQWTERIMEEFFRQGDKERERGMEISPMCDKHTASVEKSQVGFIDYIVHPLWETWGDLVHPDAQDILDTLEDNRDWYQSTIPQSPSPPPVGQDKDLKVCIDKFQFELTLEDSSQTEQEDVGDMPALNHMTQDFNHGVGEGKKEEDIMAGEQHKDIIEEEDEVAMEEEMEEELKVQLEVRSVKERLSDTSPVEEEEDSSSQAEDT; from the exons atGATGGAACCACCACCGTGCTCAAAGAAGAGCCTGTCCCTGTCTCTCCCGGTTCCTCGGGAGGGACAGGCGACTCTGAAGCCTCCGCAGCATCTCTGGAGGCAGCCCCGGACACCGATCAGAATCAAACACCGGGGGTACTCCGACACCGACCGGCACCACCACCGGCACATGGAGCGCTCCGACGCCGTGGATACGAGCGACCGACCGGGACTGAAAAAGTCTCGGATGTCTTGGCCGTCCTCCTTCCACGGGACCACAAACACATCCATCGGAAATTGTGTCGGGAATAAACG CTTTGATTCGGAGAATGGCCCCTCGCCAGGCCGCAGTCCCATGGATTCGCAGGCGAGTCCTGGGTTGGTgctccatccctccttccccCAGAGTCAGCGCAGGGAGTCCTTCCTGTACCGCTCTGACTCGGACTACGACACGTCCCCCAAAACCATGTCACGCAACTCCTCCATCAACAGTGAGGG GCATGCCGAAGACATGATTGTCACCCCTTTCGCTCAG GTGTTGGCCAGCCTACGAACCGTAAGAAGCAACTTCACCATCCTCGCCAATGTCACAACACCCACTAACAA GAGGTCGCCAGTGACAAGCCAACCCACTGTTCCCCAAGCTACACTGTCTG AGGAGACATACCAGCAGATGGCTCGGGAGACTCTGGAGGAACTGGACTGGTGTCTGGACCAGCTGGAGACCATTCAAACCCACCGCTCAGTCAGTGAGATGGCCTCCAACAAG TTCAAGAGGATGTTGAACAGGGAGCTGTCCCATTTATCAGAGATGAGTCGCTCAGGGAACCAGGTGTCAGAATACATCTCCACTACCTTTCTAG ATAAGCAGAACGAGGTGGAGATCCCATCCCCGActttaagagagagagagaagcccATGTGTCACATCAGTGGTGTGAAGAAGCTCACGCACAGCTCTAGCCTTTCCAACTCTGCCATGCCGCGCTTTGGTGTGAAGACCGAACATGAGGATGCATTAGCGAGg GAGCTGAATGACTTGAACAAGTGGGGCCTTAATATCTTTCATGTGGCAGAGTTCTCTAATAACAGACCCCTCAGCTGCATAATGTTTGCCATCTTCCAG GAAAGGGATCTACTGAAGACCTTTCGTATCCCTATGGATACTTTTGTCACCTATGTGATGACCCTGGAGGACCACTACCATGCCAATGTGGCCTATCACAACAGCCTCCACGCTGCAGATGTCACTCAGTCTACTCATGTACTGCTATCCACACCGGCTCTAGAT GCTGTCTTCACTGATCTAGAGATTCTAGCTGCTTTATTTGCTGCTGCCATCCACGATGTGGACCATCCAGGGGTGTCCAACCAATTCCTTATAAACACAA ACTCAGAACTAGCCCTGATGTACAATGATGAGTCTGTGCTGGAGAACCATCACCTAGCCGTGGGCTTCAAGCTGCTTCATGAGGACAACTGTGACATCTTCCAGAACCTCAGCAAGAGGCAGAGACAGAGCCTGAGAAAACTTGTTATCGATATG GTTTTGGCAACAGATATGTCTAAACACATGAGCTTGCTAGCAGACCTTAAGACAATGGTAGAGACCAAGAAAGTGACGAGTTCTGGAGTACTGCTGCTCGACCATTACACTGATCGGATACAG GTATTGAGGAACATGGTGCACTGTGCTGACCTGAGCAATCCTACCAAACCCCTGGCTGTGTATCGACAATGGACAGAGAGAATCATGGAGGAGTTCTTCAGGCAGGGAGACAAGGAGCGAGAGCGAGGGATGGAGATCAGTCCCATGTGTGATAAACACACAGCATCTGTGGAGAAGAGTCAG GTGGGTTTTATTGACTACATTGTTCACCCACTATGGGAGACCTGGGGGGACCTCGTTCATCCTGATGCCCAGGACATCCTGGATACTCTGGAGGACAACAGGGACTGGTATCAGAGCACTATCCCACAAAGCCCCTCCCCACCTCCTGTGGGCCAGGATAAGGATCTAAAGGTTTGCATTGACAAGTTTCAGTTCGAGCTCACCCTTGAAGACAGCTCTCAGACAGAACAAGAAGATGTGGGTGATATGCCTGCGCTTAATCACATGACACAGGACTTCAATCACGGGGTGGGGGAGGGTAAAAAAGAGGAAGACATAATGGCAGGGGAGCAACATAAGGAtataatagaagaagaagacgaggtGGCGAtggaagaggagatggaggaggagctgaaagtGCAGCTGGAGGTGAGATCGGTAAAGGAAAGACTTTCTGACACAAGTcctgtagaggaagaggaagattcTTCTTCACAAGCTGAAGATACATGA
- the pde4a gene encoding 3',5'-cyclic-AMP phosphodiesterase 4C isoform X2, translating to MSQRTLTRQLELWESSEGPPPVPSLTSPVSPVDQSRGHGGCALFRRMKLNRSIQERRRSSHCSCSFDSENGPSPGRSPMDSQASPGLVLHPSFPQSQRRESFLYRSDSDYDTSPKTMSRNSSINSEGHAEDMIVTPFAQVLASLRTVRSNFTILANVTTPTNKRSPVTSQPTVPQATLSEETYQQMARETLEELDWCLDQLETIQTHRSVSEMASNKFKRMLNRELSHLSEMSRSGNQVSEYISTTFLDKQNEVEIPSPTLREREKPMCHISGVKKLTHSSSLSNSAMPRFGVKTEHEDALARELNDLNKWGLNIFHVAEFSNNRPLSCIMFAIFQERDLLKTFRIPMDTFVTYVMTLEDHYHANVAYHNSLHAADVTQSTHVLLSTPALDAVFTDLEILAALFAAAIHDVDHPGVSNQFLINTNSELALMYNDESVLENHHLAVGFKLLHEDNCDIFQNLSKRQRQSLRKLVIDMVLATDMSKHMSLLADLKTMVETKKVTSSGVLLLDHYTDRIQVLRNMVHCADLSNPTKPLAVYRQWTERIMEEFFRQGDKERERGMEISPMCDKHTASVEKSQVGFIDYIVHPLWETWGDLVHPDAQDILDTLEDNRDWYQSTIPQSPSPPPVGQDKDLKVCIDKFQFELTLEDSSQTEQEDVGDMPALNHMTQDFNHGVGEGKKEEDIMAGEQHKDIIEEEDEVAMEEEMEEELKVQLEVRSVKERLSDTSPVEEEEDSSSQAEDT from the exons ATGAGTCAGAGGACTCTGACTCGACAACTGGAGTTGTGGGAGAGTTCTGAGGGTCCACCTCCTGTACCTTCTCTCACCTCGCCCGTGTCACCGGTCGATCAGTCCCGTGGACACGGGGGATGCGCTCTGTTTCGGCGGATGAAACTGAACCGCAGCATTCAGGAGCGCAGACGCTCTTCCCACTGTAGCTGCAG CTTTGATTCGGAGAATGGCCCCTCGCCAGGCCGCAGTCCCATGGATTCGCAGGCGAGTCCTGGGTTGGTgctccatccctccttccccCAGAGTCAGCGCAGGGAGTCCTTCCTGTACCGCTCTGACTCGGACTACGACACGTCCCCCAAAACCATGTCACGCAACTCCTCCATCAACAGTGAGGG GCATGCCGAAGACATGATTGTCACCCCTTTCGCTCAG GTGTTGGCCAGCCTACGAACCGTAAGAAGCAACTTCACCATCCTCGCCAATGTCACAACACCCACTAACAA GAGGTCGCCAGTGACAAGCCAACCCACTGTTCCCCAAGCTACACTGTCTG AGGAGACATACCAGCAGATGGCTCGGGAGACTCTGGAGGAACTGGACTGGTGTCTGGACCAGCTGGAGACCATTCAAACCCACCGCTCAGTCAGTGAGATGGCCTCCAACAAG TTCAAGAGGATGTTGAACAGGGAGCTGTCCCATTTATCAGAGATGAGTCGCTCAGGGAACCAGGTGTCAGAATACATCTCCACTACCTTTCTAG ATAAGCAGAACGAGGTGGAGATCCCATCCCCGActttaagagagagagagaagcccATGTGTCACATCAGTGGTGTGAAGAAGCTCACGCACAGCTCTAGCCTTTCCAACTCTGCCATGCCGCGCTTTGGTGTGAAGACCGAACATGAGGATGCATTAGCGAGg GAGCTGAATGACTTGAACAAGTGGGGCCTTAATATCTTTCATGTGGCAGAGTTCTCTAATAACAGACCCCTCAGCTGCATAATGTTTGCCATCTTCCAG GAAAGGGATCTACTGAAGACCTTTCGTATCCCTATGGATACTTTTGTCACCTATGTGATGACCCTGGAGGACCACTACCATGCCAATGTGGCCTATCACAACAGCCTCCACGCTGCAGATGTCACTCAGTCTACTCATGTACTGCTATCCACACCGGCTCTAGAT GCTGTCTTCACTGATCTAGAGATTCTAGCTGCTTTATTTGCTGCTGCCATCCACGATGTGGACCATCCAGGGGTGTCCAACCAATTCCTTATAAACACAA ACTCAGAACTAGCCCTGATGTACAATGATGAGTCTGTGCTGGAGAACCATCACCTAGCCGTGGGCTTCAAGCTGCTTCATGAGGACAACTGTGACATCTTCCAGAACCTCAGCAAGAGGCAGAGACAGAGCCTGAGAAAACTTGTTATCGATATG GTTTTGGCAACAGATATGTCTAAACACATGAGCTTGCTAGCAGACCTTAAGACAATGGTAGAGACCAAGAAAGTGACGAGTTCTGGAGTACTGCTGCTCGACCATTACACTGATCGGATACAG GTATTGAGGAACATGGTGCACTGTGCTGACCTGAGCAATCCTACCAAACCCCTGGCTGTGTATCGACAATGGACAGAGAGAATCATGGAGGAGTTCTTCAGGCAGGGAGACAAGGAGCGAGAGCGAGGGATGGAGATCAGTCCCATGTGTGATAAACACACAGCATCTGTGGAGAAGAGTCAG GTGGGTTTTATTGACTACATTGTTCACCCACTATGGGAGACCTGGGGGGACCTCGTTCATCCTGATGCCCAGGACATCCTGGATACTCTGGAGGACAACAGGGACTGGTATCAGAGCACTATCCCACAAAGCCCCTCCCCACCTCCTGTGGGCCAGGATAAGGATCTAAAGGTTTGCATTGACAAGTTTCAGTTCGAGCTCACCCTTGAAGACAGCTCTCAGACAGAACAAGAAGATGTGGGTGATATGCCTGCGCTTAATCACATGACACAGGACTTCAATCACGGGGTGGGGGAGGGTAAAAAAGAGGAAGACATAATGGCAGGGGAGCAACATAAGGAtataatagaagaagaagacgaggtGGCGAtggaagaggagatggaggaggagctgaaagtGCAGCTGGAGGTGAGATCGGTAAAGGAAAGACTTTCTGACACAAGTcctgtagaggaagaggaagattcTTCTTCACAAGCTGAAGATACATGA